The Acinetobacter pittii genome contains a region encoding:
- the salA gene encoding salicylate 1-monooxygenase — MNTHIRIAVVGGGIAGLALASNLSKYAHLDVQMFESAPQFSEIGAGISFGANAVKAIELLGLANEYHAIADKVSPPFQDVWFQWRNGYTDEYLSASIATGVGQSSVHRADFLDAIIPHMPTQNVHFSKRLEAIEEQNDQVILHFNDGSQHECDYLIGADGIRSVARQYVLASHHLPPVHPRFSGTWAYRGIISHTSFKEALQQVNGDTDLADIPQMLLGKDKHILTFPIRKGEQINIVAFCSNREDTVLPADTPWTKPVDKAQMLSDFSDWSESCQTLLGLIEQPSIWALHEIEELSTYQSTSGHVIVMGDAAHAMLPHQGAGAGQGLEDALILAALLSTKHLQADQLTDVSSIYEKLRLKRACRVQQTSRESGEIYECYSTQYPTFAEIGEHLEHRFDWLWQHDLEQDVAEAQQQLHQLGMATI; from the coding sequence ATGAATACACATATTCGAATTGCCGTAGTTGGTGGTGGTATTGCTGGTCTGGCTTTAGCAAGTAATTTAAGTAAATACGCCCATTTAGACGTGCAAATGTTTGAATCTGCACCTCAGTTTTCTGAAATTGGGGCAGGGATTTCTTTTGGTGCCAATGCAGTCAAAGCAATTGAACTGTTAGGTTTAGCCAATGAATATCATGCAATTGCAGATAAAGTATCGCCACCATTTCAAGATGTTTGGTTTCAATGGCGCAATGGTTATACCGATGAATATTTATCTGCATCTATCGCGACAGGTGTAGGGCAGTCATCTGTTCATCGTGCTGATTTTCTAGATGCAATTATTCCTCACATGCCTACGCAAAATGTCCATTTTTCTAAACGCCTAGAGGCGATTGAAGAACAAAACGATCAGGTGATTTTGCACTTTAATGATGGTAGTCAGCATGAATGTGACTATTTGATAGGGGCTGACGGTATCCGCTCCGTGGCTCGCCAATATGTTTTAGCTTCTCATCATTTACCACCAGTTCATCCACGTTTTTCAGGAACTTGGGCATATCGTGGCATTATTTCTCACACTTCATTTAAAGAAGCTTTGCAACAAGTAAATGGTGATACAGATTTAGCAGATATTCCCCAAATGTTATTGGGTAAAGATAAACATATTTTAACGTTCCCAATTCGTAAGGGGGAGCAAATTAATATCGTTGCTTTCTGCTCAAACCGCGAAGATACAGTACTACCAGCCGATACACCGTGGACCAAACCTGTAGATAAAGCTCAAATGCTTTCCGATTTTTCAGACTGGAGTGAAAGCTGCCAAACATTACTCGGTTTAATTGAACAGCCTTCCATTTGGGCCTTACATGAAATTGAAGAACTTTCGACTTATCAAAGTACCTCAGGTCATGTCATTGTCATGGGTGACGCTGCACATGCCATGTTACCTCACCAAGGTGCTGGAGCAGGCCAAGGTCTTGAAGATGCATTAATTCTTGCGGCCTTATTGTCGACAAAACACTTACAAGCAGATCAGTTAACCGATGTGTCTTCAATATATGAAAAGCTCCGTTTAAAACGTGCTTGTCGTGTTCAGCAAACCTCTCGTGAGTCTGGCGAAATTTATGAGTGTTATTCAACTCAGTACCCAACGTTTGCCGAAATTGGCGAACATCTTGAGCATCGCTTTGATTGGTTATGGCAACACGATCTAGAACAGGATGTTGCAGAAGCACAGCAACAATTACATCAGCTAGGAATGGCAACCATTTAA
- a CDS encoding MFS transporter produces MEKLNANQLIDDARLTPLHWRVILLSALIIIFDGYDLVIYGVALPKLMQHWQLDSMTAGLLGSVALFGMMFGTMIFGSLADKLESYGFSRKRLIILCVFIFSGFTVLCGFANSPKEFAIYRFIAGLGLGGVMPNVIAIMTEFAPKKLRSTLVSLMFSGYAIGGMSSALLGMWLVPKFGWQIMFILAGIPLISLPIIWKFLPESIDYLVRQKKWNEVRDLLQQLAPEQSITDHTSIVLHQENQQTVARPLVALFTENRALVTVFFWLSVFMALLMVYALGNWIPKLMVEAGYDLSTSLVFLLALNLGGMLGAIGGGYFADRFHLGKVICSLFFAGAVSLYLLSYALPMVILYLCIAIAGAASIGGQILLLAYMAQFYPSPIRSTGIGMALGVGRIGAILGPILCGWLLSLHLPIEYNFIALAIPCVLATLSVIAISIYNRTKRVMLNSSISS; encoded by the coding sequence ATGGAAAAACTAAATGCAAATCAATTGATTGATGATGCAAGATTAACACCATTACATTGGCGGGTGATCTTGCTGAGTGCGCTCATTATTATTTTTGATGGCTATGACTTAGTCATTTATGGTGTTGCATTGCCTAAGCTCATGCAACATTGGCAATTAGATAGTATGACTGCTGGATTGCTGGGCAGTGTTGCATTATTTGGCATGATGTTTGGTACAATGATTTTCGGTAGTTTGGCCGACAAATTAGAGTCGTATGGCTTTAGCCGTAAGCGTTTAATTATACTGTGTGTCTTCATTTTTAGCGGTTTTACGGTGTTATGTGGTTTTGCCAACAGTCCTAAAGAGTTTGCCATTTATCGTTTTATTGCCGGCCTAGGTTTGGGCGGTGTAATGCCAAATGTTATTGCCATAATGACCGAGTTTGCCCCAAAGAAATTACGATCAACTTTGGTATCGCTCATGTTTAGCGGCTATGCGATTGGCGGGATGAGCTCAGCGCTTTTAGGCATGTGGTTGGTTCCTAAATTTGGTTGGCAAATCATGTTTATTCTGGCGGGTATTCCACTCATTTCATTGCCGATTATTTGGAAATTTTTACCTGAATCAATTGATTATCTGGTTCGCCAAAAAAAATGGAATGAGGTGCGTGACTTACTTCAACAATTAGCACCAGAACAAAGCATAACTGATCATACGAGTATCGTATTACACCAAGAAAATCAACAAACTGTGGCTCGACCTTTGGTTGCTCTATTTACCGAGAACCGTGCTTTAGTCACTGTATTTTTCTGGCTGAGTGTATTTATGGCTTTACTCATGGTGTATGCGCTCGGCAACTGGATACCAAAACTTATGGTCGAGGCCGGATATGATTTATCAACCAGTCTGGTCTTTTTACTGGCACTAAACTTGGGCGGGATGTTGGGCGCAATCGGTGGCGGTTACTTTGCTGATCGTTTTCACCTAGGTAAGGTCATTTGTTCACTCTTCTTTGCAGGTGCAGTGTCGCTCTACTTGCTCAGCTATGCTTTACCTATGGTCATTTTATATCTCTGTATTGCCATTGCAGGAGCGGCGTCTATCGGCGGGCAAATTTTATTGCTCGCTTATATGGCTCAGTTTTATCCTTCACCAATTCGCAGTACTGGCATTGGTATGGCTTTGGGTGTAGGCCGTATTGGGGCGATTTTAGGTCCGATTTTATGCGGCTGGCTTTTAAGTTTGCATCTACCGATTGAATATAATTTTATCGCGTTAGCCATTCCTTGCGTGCTGGCAACCTTAAGTGTTATTGCCATAAGTATTTATAATCGAACTAAACGTGTAATGCTGAATTCAAGTATATCTTCATAA
- a CDS encoding LysR family transcriptional regulator, with translation MDLGLIKVFVCIYESRHISKAADKLNLSQPSVTYNLNRLRRQLNDELFTRSRGGVEPTKVAHELYPIFHQAIFNIESAIAQAQEFHPENSNKTFRIGLSDAGEICLLPSLMAFLQKTAPYIQIEIEEIQSSKVEQWLIDGFLDLAVFNSTQTIMPKIETRTLFEERYVCIARADHPRLQQQLTLEQYLQEDHVAIKSSTGHIQVEQYLKTMDLKRRIRLEVPHFSVLQGVLQSSDMLVTLPSRAARHYLAHGNVQMFELPFAMDSFKVSLNWFNRSDDIIARKWLIQSVGQIFEVL, from the coding sequence ATGGATTTAGGTTTGATTAAAGTTTTTGTCTGTATTTATGAGTCTCGGCATATTAGTAAAGCTGCTGATAAATTAAATTTGAGCCAGCCTTCTGTAACTTATAATTTGAACCGTTTACGCCGTCAGTTAAATGATGAATTGTTTACCCGAAGCAGAGGTGGCGTCGAACCTACAAAAGTTGCACATGAGCTTTATCCGATTTTTCATCAAGCAATTTTTAATATTGAGTCAGCGATTGCTCAAGCACAGGAATTTCATCCTGAAAACTCAAATAAAACTTTCCGAATTGGACTCTCGGACGCTGGAGAGATTTGCCTCTTGCCTAGTCTTATGGCTTTTTTACAGAAAACAGCACCCTATATTCAAATTGAGATTGAAGAGATTCAGTCGTCTAAGGTTGAACAGTGGCTTATTGATGGCTTTTTAGATCTAGCCGTATTTAATAGTACGCAGACCATAATGCCTAAAATAGAAACACGTACTTTATTTGAAGAAAGATATGTATGCATTGCTAGAGCTGACCATCCACGGCTACAGCAGCAACTGACGTTAGAGCAATATTTGCAAGAAGATCATGTTGCCATCAAGTCATCGACAGGGCACATCCAAGTTGAGCAATATTTAAAAACAATGGATTTGAAGCGACGAATTCGTTTAGAAGTTCCACATTTTAGCGTTTTACAAGGTGTTTTGCAGAGTTCAGATATGTTGGTGACTTTACCATCGCGAGCAGCTCGGCATTATCTAGCTCATGGTAATGTCCAAATGTTTGAATTACCTTTTGCTATGGATTCTTTTAAAGTGAGCTTGAATTGGTTTAATCGTAGTGATGATATTATTGCCAGAAAATGGCTGATTCAATCTGTCGGTCAAATATTTGAAGTTTTATAA